A section of the Vicinamibacterales bacterium genome encodes:
- a CDS encoding DUF5916 domain-containing protein, with protein sequence MIRTASVFVVIGIGVARATIGAASTQVPPLPEVRAVRATGITIDGRLSEEAWKTAPLVGGFLQRDPDEGKPATERTEVRVLYDDRALYVGLHLFDSSPSRITRRLARRDTVPDADWVMVCLDPRHDHFTGFEFASSAAGGQYDAVIYNDTGRAESWDAVWSSAVSMDDTGWMAEFRIPFSQLRYSAAPSLTWGINVQRFVQRKNEYSWLVLVPKKENGLASRMAHLTGLDGIPTSRHVEWLPYATSRGEFITPPKGGDPFNDGSRLAGGAGVDLKWGLTSNATLDATVNPDFGQVEVDPAVVNLTAFETFYEEKRPFFIEGAQTFSNFGRGGANSFFGFNNSEPTLFYSRRIGRAPQGSAGGDFVDQPGTTTIVGAGKLTGKTTTGWSIGLLDAFTAPESARLSDGRLERNEEVEPPTNYLVARVKRDQPRMGYGFLVTSVERRLRTQSLGDLLVNRAYVAGGDGYVFLDAKRAWVVTGGISGSEVSGSQAAILRLQRAPQRYYQRPDAPQVRLNPNSTSLSGWSGRVNLNRNSGTWTVNAALWGVSPGFESNDLGFHTQGDVAGGHGVFLLRKPTPDRLSRSRMFWIGKYWNWNFNRELQEDGVYSAGSVTFKNYWGLVSQFGYHRSTLDDRLTRGGPSMRTPAGGSTSLSINSDDRKTVTVGLWGNYAWNEFGGFGDGVELSVRVKPTPTVDVSVGPGVYRSHAIAQYVNTVTDPSAPVTFGARYIFSDIDQTEVSMTTRLNIVFKPTVSLQVYMQPLLSTGRYWNFKELTRPRAFAFRSYGEEGTTITPVPGERRFIVDPDGPGPAPSFRLDDPSFNFKSLRLNAIFRWEYRPGSTLYVVWTENRQDLARPGEFTLGPDTRSLFHATPDDVFLVKFSYWLGR encoded by the coding sequence ATGATCCGCACCGCGTCTGTTTTCGTCGTGATCGGTATCGGCGTGGCGCGGGCCACCATCGGTGCCGCATCCACGCAGGTCCCGCCACTCCCGGAGGTCCGCGCCGTTCGTGCGACGGGCATCACGATCGACGGCCGCCTCTCCGAAGAGGCCTGGAAGACGGCGCCCTTGGTCGGCGGCTTTCTCCAGCGCGATCCCGATGAAGGAAAGCCGGCGACCGAGCGCACCGAGGTCCGCGTGCTCTACGACGACCGTGCGCTCTACGTCGGCCTCCACCTGTTCGACTCGAGCCCTTCCCGGATCACCCGTCGTCTCGCCCGCCGTGACACCGTCCCCGACGCCGACTGGGTGATGGTCTGCCTGGATCCCCGGCACGATCACTTCACCGGGTTCGAGTTCGCCTCGAGTGCGGCCGGCGGGCAATACGACGCCGTCATCTACAACGACACCGGCCGAGCCGAGTCGTGGGACGCGGTGTGGAGTTCCGCCGTGTCGATGGACGACACCGGGTGGATGGCTGAGTTCAGGATCCCGTTCTCGCAACTGCGCTACTCCGCGGCACCGTCGCTGACCTGGGGCATCAACGTCCAGCGATTCGTCCAGAGGAAGAACGAGTACTCCTGGCTGGTGCTCGTGCCGAAGAAAGAGAACGGCCTCGCGTCGCGGATGGCGCACCTGACCGGCCTCGATGGGATTCCCACGTCTCGCCACGTCGAGTGGCTGCCGTACGCGACGAGCCGCGGCGAGTTCATCACGCCGCCGAAGGGCGGCGACCCGTTCAACGACGGATCGCGGCTCGCCGGTGGCGCGGGCGTCGATCTGAAATGGGGCCTGACGAGCAACGCGACGCTCGACGCCACGGTCAATCCAGACTTCGGCCAGGTCGAGGTGGATCCGGCGGTGGTCAACCTGACGGCGTTCGAGACGTTCTACGAGGAGAAGCGTCCGTTCTTCATCGAAGGCGCGCAGACCTTCTCGAACTTCGGTCGCGGTGGGGCGAACTCGTTCTTCGGCTTCAACAACTCGGAGCCGACGTTGTTCTACTCGAGGCGGATTGGCCGCGCCCCTCAGGGCTCCGCCGGGGGCGACTTCGTCGATCAACCGGGCACGACGACGATCGTCGGCGCAGGGAAGCTCACCGGGAAGACGACGACCGGCTGGAGCATCGGCCTGCTGGACGCGTTCACGGCCCCCGAGTCGGCTCGCCTGTCCGACGGGCGCCTGGAACGGAACGAGGAGGTGGAACCGCCAACCAACTACCTGGTTGCGCGCGTGAAGCGCGACCAGCCCCGAATGGGCTACGGCTTCCTCGTGACGAGCGTCGAGCGGCGATTGCGAACCCAGTCGCTGGGCGACCTGCTGGTGAACCGCGCCTACGTCGCGGGCGGCGACGGATACGTGTTCCTCGACGCCAAGCGCGCCTGGGTCGTGACCGGCGGCATCAGCGGCAGCGAAGTCAGCGGCAGCCAGGCGGCGATTCTCCGTCTCCAGCGCGCGCCGCAACGCTACTACCAGCGGCCCGACGCGCCGCAGGTTCGGCTCAATCCGAACAGCACATCGCTGTCCGGCTGGTCCGGCCGGGTGAATCTGAATCGCAACAGCGGCACTTGGACGGTGAACGCCGCGCTCTGGGGCGTCAGCCCGGGGTTCGAGTCGAACGACCTCGGGTTCCACACGCAGGGTGACGTTGCGGGAGGGCACGGCGTGTTCCTGTTGCGCAAGCCGACCCCCGACCGACTGTCGCGCAGCCGCATGTTCTGGATCGGCAAGTACTGGAACTGGAACTTCAATCGCGAACTTCAGGAGGACGGTGTCTACTCCGCCGGAAGCGTGACGTTCAAGAACTACTGGGGCCTGGTGAGCCAGTTCGGCTACCACCGCTCGACGTTGGACGACCGGCTCACCCGCGGCGGTCCGAGCATGCGGACGCCGGCCGGGGGCAGCACGTCCCTGTCGATCAACAGCGACGACCGGAAGACGGTGACCGTCGGGCTGTGGGGGAACTACGCCTGGAACGAATTCGGCGGCTTCGGGGATGGCGTCGAGCTCTCCGTGAGAGTCAAGCCGACGCCGACCGTCGACGTGTCGGTCGGACCGGGCGTCTACAGGAGCCACGCAATCGCCCAGTACGTGAACACGGTCACCGATCCGAGCGCGCCAGTCACCTTCGGCGCGCGGTACATCTTCTCCGACATCGACCAGACGGAAGTGTCGATGACGACCCGGCTGAACATCGTCTTCAAGCCGACGGTGTCGCTCCAGGTCTACATGCAACCGCTGCTGTCCACCGGACGGTACTGGAACTTCAAAGAGCTCACCCGCCCTCGTGCCTTCGCCTTCCGCAGCTACGGCGAGGAGGGGACGACCATCACCCCCGTGCCAGGCGAACGGCGCTTCATCGTCGATCCCGACGGACCGGGCCCGGCGCCCTCGTTCCGCCTCGACGACCCGTCGTTCAACTTCAAGTCGCTCCGGCTGAACGCGATCTTCCGCTGGGAGTACCGACCCGGCTCCACGCTCTACGTGGTCTGGACCGAGAACCGCCAGGACCTCGCACGCCCCGGCGAATTCACCCTCGGCCCCGACACACGCTCCCTCTTCCACGCGACGCCAGACGATGTCTTCCTTGTGAAGTTCTCCTATTGGCTCGGACGGTAG